The nucleotide sequence TGAACAGTTCTATTTTAGAACGCAAGAAGAGTCAAGTCGATTTACTGGTTGGCAGAATCCAAGAAGCAAAAACGATCGTTGCGTTTGATTATGCCGGACTATCTGTAAAAGACTTTACTGACTTACGTATCCAATTACGTAAAGCTGGTTGCGACGCGCAAGTATTTAAAAACAATATCGCTCGTCGTGCCGTTGAAGTAACTGGTCACGCTGAACTTGCAGAACATTTCGTAGGGGCTAAAGCAATTGCTTTCTCTAACGATGATGTTGTCGCTCCAGCGCGCGTTATTTTCGATTTCGCAAAGAAAAATGAACATGTTTCCATGAAGGCTGGTATCATCGAAGGCAAATCTGCATCCTTAAAGGACTTAAATGCACTTGCTACATTACCATCTTACGAAACATTGTTAACCCAACTCGCAGCAGGTATGTTAATGCCTCTACGCGAATTAGCAATCGGTTTGAACATGATTGCAAACCCAGAAACAGCCACCGAATAACACTAAACTAATAAAGGAGAATATTATCATGGCAAAATTAACAAAAGCAGCTTTTATTGAAGCATTAAAAGAAATGTCAATTCTTGAAATCAAAGAATTAGTTGACGGATTAAAAGAAGAATTTGGTATCGATCCATCAGCAGTATCCGCAGCAGCACCAGCAGCAGCTGCAGCAGTCGTTGAAGAACAAACAGAATTCAACGTCGTTCTTAAGTCTTTCGGCGCTAAGAAACTTGAAGTTATCAAAGTTGTTCGTGAATTAACTGGTCTTGGACTAGTTGAAGCGAAGACTTTAACTGAAACTCCAAACAGCATCGTTAAAGAAAAAGTGAAGAAAGAAGACGCTCAAGCAGCTAAAGAAAAACTAGTTGCAGCAGGCGCAGAAGTTGAAATTAAGTAATTAACGAAACTTTTTGAACCAGAGGATAACTCTGGTTTTTCGCTTTACAAAAGAGGATATTGAATGAGTGGACAATACTTTGAAAACAATCCAGGTTTAAAACACGACATCCACGAGTACAGTTTGTCAATGAACGGAAAAACTTTCCGTTTTTTGACCGACAGTGGCGTGTTTTCGCGTAACTATTTCGATTTTGGATCTAAGACTTTGGTAGAGATATTCAAACCGTTTGAAGGTGCAAAATCGTTTTTAGACTTGGGCTGTGGATATGGTCCGATAGGAACCATCGTTAAAAAAACATACCCCAACTTAGAGGTTTCTCTATCAGATGTGAACCCTAGAGCGGTGGAACTTGCGAAACAAAATTTATTAAAGAATGATGTTTCTGCAACCGTTATGTGTAGCGATGGATTTAATCAAATCAACCAAACATACGATATCATTCTGCTCAATCCACCCATCCGTGCTGGTAAACAAACTGTATTTAATCTCTACGTCGAGAGTTATGAACACCTGAATCCATTGGGTGAATTATGGATTGTCATCCAAAAAAAGCAAGGTGCGGAGTCGAGTTTAAAGTTTCTTAAAGAACACTTTCAAATGGTTGAAATAGTCGATAAAAATAAAGGGTATTTCATCATTCGCAATAAAAAAATAGTTTAAATGTTATTGACATATATAAATATATGTGATAATATTGTAAAATGCATAAAGACGTGCTTTATATATAAATATATAACCGTTTTACCCCAAAAAAGATAGGAGAGTGGCTATATGGGATATCGTACAGTGCAGTACGGTAAGAAAGCAGTTAGACGCAACTACTCTAAAATGCGTCATGAGATTGAATTGCCAGATTTGATCGAATTACAGACTAAATCATTCGATTGGTTTGTGAATGAAGGGTTAGCAAAATTATTTGAGGACATCTCACCGATCGAGTCATATAATGGCGATTTCAAACTGTACTTTACTAACCACCGTTTTGAAGAACCGAAATACGACATCGTACAATCGAAAATTCGTGACACCAGTTATTCAAGACCATTATTTGTTACAGTAAGACTTGAAAATGTAATCCAAGGTACCGTGATTGAGAAACAACTATTTATGGGTGATTTCCAATACATGACACCTGTGGGTACTTTTATCATTAATGGCGCTGAACGTGTCGTAGTTTCACAAATCGTTAGATCTGCCGGTGTATATTTCACCAGCGATTTCGATAAAAAGACCAACACTCACCGTTATCTATCCCAAGTCATCCCAACCAGAGGTGCTTGGCTTGAATATGAAATGGGTGCCAAGAACATATTCTATGGCAAACTAGACAGAAGTAAAAAAGTATCCTTAACCGCACTCTTACAAGCATTCGGTTTTGATGGTATTGAAGAAATCAAAAAGCTATTCCCAACCTACAAGAAGATGTTAGATGAAACCTTCAAGAAGGATGAAAAGGAAGGCATTTTAAGTTCGGATACAGCCATCGAAGACTTATATTCTAAGCTTAGACAAGGCGAAAAGATTCCTGTGTCTGCTGCGAAAGAATTCGTTCGTACCCGTTTATTTGATTCAAGACGTTACGATTTAGAAGAAGTTGGACGTTATAAATTCAAACAAAAGCTGGATATTACCAATCGCTTAATGACCATCGCACAAGGCATTACTGCGCCGAACCAACCAGCCATTTACAAATATGCACAAGATGTGATTGACCCAGTAACCAAGGCAATCTTGGTTGCGAAAGATCAAATCGTGGATGTGGCTTCCGTTGAACTACTCAGCCAACACAGAGACGCTTTACGTAAAGTTGTGTTATCGAAAGAATCCAGTCTACAAAACGAATCCGAAAATGAAGTTTTCGGTATCAAGACCTCCGATTTATTCGAACAATACGCTAAAGACGACATCTTATACATCCCTGCGGATGCGAAGGAAGCCGGTTTATTGGTTCCAGCCAGAACCAAGATTACCCCAGAAATTCGCAACTTGATCTACAAAAACAGAAATAACCTCGTATTCCAAAAGAAAGACGTCAATGGCAACAATGTCGTTGAAAAAGACGCTTCTAAAGCGAAGCTACTTGTCGACCTTTATGGCAAGATCGATGGCATTACACCAATCGAATATGCGAAAGAAATCATTGTTGAACAAAACATCGTGAACCTCTTAACAGGTGAAGTGATTGTGGAAGCTGGCAGTGTATTGACCCCTGAAGTGAGACAAACTTTACTTGTAAATAGAGAAGGTTTGAACTATGCTTCTTTAAGATACCTTCGTACATTCATTGACCATGACATCTTACTTGCGGATGACTCCGTACTCTTCTATGAAGGCACTGAAGTTACCGACGAAGTGTATTTCCAAATCTATGAAAACAAACAAAACCTTAAATCGCTTGAAGACTTAAAATACGCAACCGTTTATGCGAAACAAGACATCGATATCCTCGAAGACTATCGCAGACACGAATCCGTTGAAAGCCAAAGAGACCACAAGCCAATCATGTATTGTGGGTATGAAATTACCGATGAAAACTTACTTGAATTACAAATCAACCGTAACAAGTTGGATGAAAATGTCATCAAGTATTTCTTAGTTGCTGGTAAAAAAGGTGAATTCTACCGTAAGGAATCACAACGTCGTGCTACCTTCGTTGAAGTCATTCAAATCAAAGCAGCGAAAGATGCTAAAGATGATAAAGATGTCATTGAACTCATTGGTCACGACTCTCGTGAAACCAGACTTCACATCACCGTATCTGACATCATCGCTTCGATTTCATATTACTTAAATCTTTATGATGGCGTTGGTAAGATCGATGATATCGACCACTTATCCAACCGTCGTTTAAGATTGATTGGTGAATTGCTCAAGAACCAATTCCGTATTGGTTTAGCGAAACTTGAAAAGAACATCAAAGACAAGATGTCGACTGCGGATGCGAAGGAAGCTTCGTTACAATCCCTAATCAACATCAAACCGTTGACTGCTTCCTTGAAAGAATTCTTCGGTAGTTCCCAATTGTCTCAGTTCATGGATCAAATCAACCCACTCGCTGAATTAACTCAAAAACGTAGAGTATCCGCGCTTGGTACAGGTGGTCTTGCGAGAGACCGTGCCGGCGTTGAAGTTCGTGACGTTCACGAGTCTCACTATGGCCGTATTTGTCCAATTGAAACCCCAGAAGGTCCATCCATTGGTCTGATTTCCTCTTTAGCAAGCTATGCGAAAGTCGACCAATATGGATTCATTCAAACCCCATACTTAAAAGTGGATAAGTCAGACCCTGAACATCCATTTGTCACATCCGAATATGTCTACTTCACTGCTGGTGAAGAAGAACACCACATCATCGCTTCCGCCGACTCTCAAACCGATGAAAATGGCCATTTCAAGACAGAAACTGTCATTGGACGTTTTATGGGCGATACCCGTTCATACCCATCGAAGAAAGTCGATTATATGGACGTCTCACCTAAACAAATCGTTTCGGTTGCGACATCATCCATTCCATTCCTAGAACACGATGACGCCTCCCGTGCCTTGATGGGCGCGAACATGCAACGTCAAGCCGTGCCTCTACTTGTCCCAGATTCTCCAATCGTTGGTACAGGTATTGAATACCGTTCTGCGAAAGACTCCGGTAGTGCGATTGTTGCCCATGTCGATGGTGTTGTTACTTATGCTGACGGTCGTAAGATTGTCATCGCTGTTAAACCAGAAGCTTCAATTAAGACGACCAGAGGTAAACTTGTTTATGACAAGGATACCGAATTCAACTGGGAAGCATACGATCAAATTCGTCAAGCGAAGATGACCGATTTACTCCGTTTTGAAACCTATCCATTAACCCAATTCTTACGCTCTAACCAAGATACTTCCATCCTTCAAAAGCCAATCGTTCAAATTGGTGAAAAGATCGATAAAGGCGATGTCATCGCCGATGGTCCATCCATCAATAAAGGTGAATTAGCCCTTGGTAGAAACGTCGTTGTCGCATTCATGACCTGGGAAGGTTATAACTATGAAGACGCCGTCATCATGAGTGAAGATTTGGTTAAAAACGACGTGTACACTTCGATTCACATCGATGAACATCAAGTCGAATCTCGCGATACCAAGTTAGGTAAAGAAGAGATTACCAGAGAAATTCCAAACGTATCTCCAGATGCACTTAAATTCTTAGACGACCGTGGGGTAGTTATTCCAGGTACTGAAGTCAAAGAAGGCGACATCTTGGTAGGTAAGATTACACCTAAAGGACAAACCGAACCAACCCCAGAAGAAAAACTCCTTCAAGCCATCTTTAACGAGAAGGCAAGAGAAGTCAGAGATACTTCCTTGAAAGTACCTCATGGCGGTGGTGGTATTGTTCATTCCATCCAATACTTCAGCAAGTCCAATGGCGATGAACTTGGGCCAGGCGTCAACGAAGTGATCCGTGTTTATATCGTGAAGAAACGCAAAATCTCCGAAGGGGATAAGATGGCGGGACGTCACGGTAATAAAGGGGTTATCTCGAAGATTCTACCAAGAGAAGATATGCCATACATGGCTGATGGTACACCGGTTGACATCATGTTAAACCCACTTGGGGTACCATCACGTATGAACATCGGACAAGTCTTAGAAATCCATTTAGGTATGGCTGCTAAGAAACTTGGTATCAAAGTTGCTACCCCAGTATTTGACGGATTAACCCAACTCGATTTAGAACAAGTGATGGCCGAAGCAGGCATGGCTTCTGATGGTAAGCAAGTACTCTATGATGGACGTACTGGTGAACCTTATGAAAACAGAGTCTCCGTCGGTGTCATGTATATGATCAAACTTTCTCACATGGTTGACGATAAGCTCCATGCGCGTTCCGTTGGTCCTTACACTTTAGTCACCCAACAACCAATGGGTGGTAAAGCTCAAAACGGGGGACAACGTTTCGGGGAAATGGAAGTTTGGGCGCTCTACGCTTATGGTGCAGCGCATACCCTTAAAGAAATTCTTACCGTTAAGTCAGATGATATCATCGGACGTAACAAAGTATACCGTGCGATTACCGATGGTAAACCAATCCCAGATTCACACATTCCAGAATCCTTCCGCGTATTGACCAGAGAACTCCAATCCTTAGGTCTATATGTTGAGTTGATCGATGCTGAAACGGGCGAAAATGAGGTTAACAAATCATTGGTCGATCAAACCAATCCATTCGAACGTAAAGGGGGATTCTAATTTATGGCAAAAGATAACAAAAAAGTGTCCATTGTAGATTTAAAATTATCTGCAGAAACCACAGAATACCTAACCCTTTCGGGGATCGATACCTTAGAAGATTTCAATACATTTACACTCAAAGAATTGCGTTTACTTTTAAAGACAGATGCGGCTTTTAACGAAGTTGTCCCTGTCTTAAAGAAGTACGTATTACCGAGCGCAGTTGAAAACTTAGCACTTTCTAAAGAACTTGGAAATGCTTTAAATGACCTTGGTATTGTTGAAACGAAAGCCTTATTGGCATTAACCAAAGAAGCCCTTCATGACATCATTAATCACGATGGACTCCTATACGACGAACTTGCAAAACTATTCAACATGTATGGTGTTTTACTACCAGATAAAGAAGATTTGGTACATGACCACCACCACGATGAAGACTTGGTCCAAGACGTCGATGCGGAAGTCAACATCAACACCCCAATCAGTGTTGATGCTTATGTCAAAGCGGCTCAAGCAAAACCTAA is from Paracholeplasma manati and encodes:
- a CDS encoding class I SAM-dependent methyltransferase: MSGQYFENNPGLKHDIHEYSLSMNGKTFRFLTDSGVFSRNYFDFGSKTLVEIFKPFEGAKSFLDLGCGYGPIGTIVKKTYPNLEVSLSDVNPRAVELAKQNLLKNDVSATVMCSDGFNQINQTYDIILLNPPIRAGKQTVFNLYVESYEHLNPLGELWIVIQKKQGAESSLKFLKEHFQMVEIVDKNKGYFIIRNKKIV
- the rplJ gene encoding 50S ribosomal protein L10, whose amino-acid sequence is MNSSILERKKSQVDLLVGRIQEAKTIVAFDYAGLSVKDFTDLRIQLRKAGCDAQVFKNNIARRAVEVTGHAELAEHFVGAKAIAFSNDDVVAPARVIFDFAKKNEHVSMKAGIIEGKSASLKDLNALATLPSYETLLTQLAAGMLMPLRELAIGLNMIANPETATE
- the rpoB gene encoding DNA-directed RNA polymerase subunit beta, with product MGYRTVQYGKKAVRRNYSKMRHEIELPDLIELQTKSFDWFVNEGLAKLFEDISPIESYNGDFKLYFTNHRFEEPKYDIVQSKIRDTSYSRPLFVTVRLENVIQGTVIEKQLFMGDFQYMTPVGTFIINGAERVVVSQIVRSAGVYFTSDFDKKTNTHRYLSQVIPTRGAWLEYEMGAKNIFYGKLDRSKKVSLTALLQAFGFDGIEEIKKLFPTYKKMLDETFKKDEKEGILSSDTAIEDLYSKLRQGEKIPVSAAKEFVRTRLFDSRRYDLEEVGRYKFKQKLDITNRLMTIAQGITAPNQPAIYKYAQDVIDPVTKAILVAKDQIVDVASVELLSQHRDALRKVVLSKESSLQNESENEVFGIKTSDLFEQYAKDDILYIPADAKEAGLLVPARTKITPEIRNLIYKNRNNLVFQKKDVNGNNVVEKDASKAKLLVDLYGKIDGITPIEYAKEIIVEQNIVNLLTGEVIVEAGSVLTPEVRQTLLVNREGLNYASLRYLRTFIDHDILLADDSVLFYEGTEVTDEVYFQIYENKQNLKSLEDLKYATVYAKQDIDILEDYRRHESVESQRDHKPIMYCGYEITDENLLELQINRNKLDENVIKYFLVAGKKGEFYRKESQRRATFVEVIQIKAAKDAKDDKDVIELIGHDSRETRLHITVSDIIASISYYLNLYDGVGKIDDIDHLSNRRLRLIGELLKNQFRIGLAKLEKNIKDKMSTADAKEASLQSLINIKPLTASLKEFFGSSQLSQFMDQINPLAELTQKRRVSALGTGGLARDRAGVEVRDVHESHYGRICPIETPEGPSIGLISSLASYAKVDQYGFIQTPYLKVDKSDPEHPFVTSEYVYFTAGEEEHHIIASADSQTDENGHFKTETVIGRFMGDTRSYPSKKVDYMDVSPKQIVSVATSSIPFLEHDDASRALMGANMQRQAVPLLVPDSPIVGTGIEYRSAKDSGSAIVAHVDGVVTYADGRKIVIAVKPEASIKTTRGKLVYDKDTEFNWEAYDQIRQAKMTDLLRFETYPLTQFLRSNQDTSILQKPIVQIGEKIDKGDVIADGPSINKGELALGRNVVVAFMTWEGYNYEDAVIMSEDLVKNDVYTSIHIDEHQVESRDTKLGKEEITREIPNVSPDALKFLDDRGVVIPGTEVKEGDILVGKITPKGQTEPTPEEKLLQAIFNEKAREVRDTSLKVPHGGGGIVHSIQYFSKSNGDELGPGVNEVIRVYIVKKRKISEGDKMAGRHGNKGVISKILPREDMPYMADGTPVDIMLNPLGVPSRMNIGQVLEIHLGMAAKKLGIKVATPVFDGLTQLDLEQVMAEAGMASDGKQVLYDGRTGEPYENRVSVGVMYMIKLSHMVDDKLHARSVGPYTLVTQQPMGGKAQNGGQRFGEMEVWALYAYGAAHTLKEILTVKSDDIIGRNKVYRAITDGKPIPDSHIPESFRVLTRELQSLGLYVELIDAETGENEVNKSLVDQTNPFERKGGF
- the rplL gene encoding 50S ribosomal protein L7/L12 yields the protein MAKLTKAAFIEALKEMSILEIKELVDGLKEEFGIDPSAVSAAAPAAAAAVVEEQTEFNVVLKSFGAKKLEVIKVVRELTGLGLVEAKTLTETPNSIVKEKVKKEDAQAAKEKLVAAGAEVEIK